In Ruania zhangjianzhongii, the following proteins share a genomic window:
- a CDS encoding LacI family DNA-binding transcriptional regulator, which translates to MPSVTLSDVAREAGVSLATASRAINGSANRTVRPELRERVLAAAGRLGYSPDANAQAMARGRTTTLGLIVHDIADPYFSSIAAGVSAAAEDEGLMVTLASTAHRPERETVLLEMLQSQRARAIVIAGGRQDDPEGTEALRIAVAAYAERGGTVAMIAQPILDVNTVAIDNTGGAAALAQALVGIGYREFAILTGPGRHLTGAERTTGFAAALTEAGLPEPHLVECEFTRDGGYAGMAELLRSGPKVQAVFAVNDVMAMGAMAAARDAGLTVGADIGVAGFDDIHTLRDVTPGLSTVAVPLPEVGRLATHLALQPSSEKPLVEQVQVEVVLRDSTPPLT; encoded by the coding sequence ATGCCTTCGGTGACCCTCAGTGATGTGGCCCGGGAGGCCGGGGTGTCCCTGGCTACCGCGTCCCGTGCGATCAACGGCAGCGCGAACCGCACCGTGCGCCCAGAACTCCGGGAGCGGGTACTGGCGGCCGCCGGCCGACTGGGCTACTCCCCGGACGCGAACGCCCAGGCGATGGCGCGCGGGCGGACCACCACGCTCGGGCTGATCGTGCACGACATCGCCGACCCGTACTTCTCCTCGATCGCCGCCGGGGTCTCCGCTGCGGCCGAGGACGAAGGGCTGATGGTCACCCTCGCCAGCACGGCCCACCGTCCGGAGCGAGAGACGGTGCTGCTGGAGATGCTGCAATCCCAGCGTGCCCGGGCGATCGTGATCGCCGGTGGCCGCCAGGACGATCCGGAGGGCACCGAGGCGCTCCGGATAGCGGTGGCGGCATACGCCGAGCGGGGCGGCACGGTAGCGATGATCGCCCAGCCGATCCTGGACGTGAACACTGTGGCGATCGACAACACCGGCGGGGCGGCGGCGCTCGCCCAAGCACTGGTGGGCATCGGTTACCGGGAGTTCGCCATCCTCACCGGCCCGGGGCGCCACCTGACCGGTGCGGAGCGGACCACCGGGTTCGCCGCTGCGCTCACCGAGGCGGGCCTGCCGGAGCCCCATCTGGTGGAGTGCGAGTTCACCCGGGACGGCGGCTACGCCGGAATGGCCGAGCTATTGCGCAGCGGGCCGAAGGTGCAGGCCGTTTTCGCCGTCAACGATGTGATGGCGATGGGCGCGATGGCAGCCGCGCGGGACGCGGGGTTGACGGTGGGCGCAGATATCGGAGTTGCCGGGTTCGACGACATCCACACGCTGCGGGACGTCACGCCGGGGCTGTCCACAGTGGCGGTGCCGCTGCCGGAGGTGGGCCGGCTGGCCACTCACCTGGCGCTGCAGCCATCCTCGGAGAAGCCGCTGGTCGAGCAGGTGCAGGTGGAGGTAGTGCTGCGGGACTCGACACCACCGCTGACCTGA
- a CDS encoding cupin domain-containing protein — protein sequence MSDDVVDLNAKFEQFSEHWSPKLVARLNNYEVKLVRIEGEFVWHSHQDTDELFLVLEGELTIQLRDRDVTLGPGQLYVVPRGVEHCPRADGEVRALLLEPAGVVNTGDAGGDLTAVVTEI from the coding sequence ATGTCAGACGACGTGGTGGACCTGAACGCCAAGTTCGAGCAGTTCTCCGAACACTGGTCACCCAAGCTGGTGGCGCGCCTGAACAACTATGAGGTGAAGCTCGTCCGGATCGAGGGCGAGTTCGTCTGGCACAGCCACCAGGACACCGATGAGCTGTTCCTGGTGCTGGAGGGTGAACTGACCATCCAGCTCCGGGATCGCGACGTCACTCTCGGCCCGGGCCAGCTCTACGTCGTGCCACGAGGCGTCGAGCACTGCCCGCGCGCGGATGGCGAGGTCAGGGCGCTACTCCTCGAGCCCGCGGGAGTGGTCAACACGGGCGATGCCGGTGGCGACCTGACGGCGGTCGTCACCGAGATCTGA
- a CDS encoding Gfo/Idh/MocA family protein, translating to MTTRTLRIAMNGITGRMGYRQHLLRSILPIRDAGGVELADGTKVQVEPILVGRRENALAEIAAEHGVAEWTTDLDAVITDERTDIVFDASMTSLRADTLTKAMKAGKHIFTEKPTAETLTEAIELARLRAETGVTAGVVHDKLYLPGLVKLRRLVDEGFFGRILSLRGEFGYWVFEGDHQAAQRPSWNYRTEDGGGMTTDMFCHWNYVLEGILGSVKSVTAKTITHIPTRWDEQGQEYAATADDAAYGIFEVAGPSGEDIVAQINSSWAVRVYRDELVEFQVDGTHGSAVAGLRNCVAQQRGHTPKPVWNPDLPATEPFRDQWLEVPANDDLDNGFKAQWEEFLRDVVAGREHRYDLLSAARGVQLAEAGLTSSAQGRRIALEPITL from the coding sequence ATGACCACCCGCACTCTGCGAATCGCGATGAACGGCATCACCGGCCGCATGGGCTACCGCCAGCACCTGCTCCGGTCGATCCTGCCGATCCGCGATGCCGGCGGGGTCGAACTCGCCGACGGCACCAAGGTCCAGGTGGAGCCGATCCTGGTCGGCCGCCGGGAGAACGCCCTGGCCGAGATCGCCGCAGAGCACGGGGTCGCAGAGTGGACCACCGACCTGGACGCCGTCATCACCGACGAGCGCACCGACATCGTCTTCGACGCTTCGATGACCAGCCTGCGCGCCGACACCCTGACCAAGGCGATGAAGGCCGGCAAGCACATCTTCACCGAGAAGCCCACAGCGGAAACCCTCACCGAGGCGATCGAGCTCGCGCGGCTGCGCGCCGAGACCGGGGTCACCGCCGGAGTAGTCCACGACAAGCTGTACCTTCCGGGCCTGGTCAAGCTCCGCCGTCTGGTGGACGAGGGCTTCTTCGGCCGGATCCTCTCCCTGCGCGGGGAGTTCGGCTACTGGGTGTTCGAGGGCGACCACCAAGCCGCGCAGCGCCCCAGCTGGAACTACCGCACCGAGGACGGCGGCGGTATGACCACTGACATGTTCTGCCACTGGAACTACGTGCTCGAGGGCATCCTCGGCTCGGTCAAGTCCGTGACCGCGAAGACGATCACGCACATCCCCACCCGCTGGGACGAGCAGGGGCAGGAGTACGCCGCCACCGCCGACGACGCCGCTTACGGGATCTTCGAGGTCGCCGGCCCGAGCGGAGAAGACATCGTCGCCCAGATCAACTCCTCGTGGGCGGTGCGGGTCTACCGGGACGAGCTGGTGGAGTTCCAGGTGGACGGCACGCACGGCTCGGCGGTGGCCGGGCTGCGCAACTGCGTCGCCCAGCAGCGCGGGCACACCCCGAAGCCGGTGTGGAACCCGGACCTGCCGGCCACCGAGCCGTTCCGGGACCAGTGGCTGGAGGTCCCCGCGAACGACGATCTGGACAACGGCTTCAAGGCGCAGTGGGAGGAGTTCCTCCGGGACGTCGTCGCCGGCCGTGAGCACCGCTACGACCTGCTCTCGGCCGCCCGCGGTGTGCAGCTGGCCGAGGCCGGTCTGACCTCTTCCGCGCAGGGCCGGCGGATCGCGCTCGAGCCGATCACCCTCTGA
- a CDS encoding sugar phosphate isomerase/epimerase family protein encodes MTDFPTGDLSRLSLNTATTKALTLAEAVDVATRAGLGAVGLWRDRVAEAGLTQAAEIVKASGLRVSSLCRGGFLTAADPAGQADALADNKAAIVEAATLGTSELVMVVGGLPAAPGPEQPPAPGGDRDLVAARQRVADRVAELAPFAGEHGVRLVLEPLHPIFAADRAVLSTLEQCLDLAANFPAEQVGVVVDTYHVWWDPKLRELIHRAATEGRLAGYQVCDWNLPLAKDALLSRGFMGDGYVDFASITSWVAETGYTGDVEVEIFNQEIWDAPGDETVRTMAERYLELVQPYL; translated from the coding sequence ATGACCGACTTCCCCACCGGCGACCTGAGCCGGTTGTCCCTGAACACTGCTACCACCAAGGCGCTCACCCTGGCCGAGGCGGTGGACGTGGCCACCCGTGCCGGACTCGGCGCCGTCGGCCTGTGGCGCGACCGGGTGGCCGAGGCTGGCCTGACCCAGGCCGCCGAGATCGTCAAGGCCTCCGGTCTGCGCGTCTCCTCGCTGTGCCGGGGTGGCTTCCTCACCGCTGCCGACCCCGCCGGGCAGGCGGACGCCCTCGCGGACAACAAGGCCGCGATCGTCGAGGCGGCCACGCTGGGCACGTCCGAGCTGGTGATGGTGGTGGGCGGCCTGCCCGCAGCACCGGGGCCGGAACAGCCGCCGGCCCCCGGTGGCGACCGGGACCTGGTGGCGGCCCGGCAGCGGGTGGCCGACCGGGTGGCCGAGCTGGCACCGTTCGCCGGTGAGCACGGGGTGCGGCTGGTGCTCGAGCCGCTGCACCCGATCTTCGCTGCCGACCGTGCCGTGCTGTCCACCCTGGAGCAGTGCCTGGACCTGGCTGCGAACTTCCCGGCCGAGCAGGTGGGGGTGGTGGTGGACACCTATCACGTGTGGTGGGATCCGAAGCTGCGCGAGCTGATTCACCGCGCTGCCACCGAGGGACGCCTGGCCGGCTATCAGGTGTGCGACTGGAACCTGCCGTTGGCCAAGGACGCCCTGCTCTCCCGCGGGTTCATGGGCGACGGCTACGTCGACTTCGCCTCGATCACGTCCTGGGTGGCCGAGACCGGCTACACCGGGGACGTGGAGGTGGAGATCTTCAACCAGGAGATCTGGGACGCCCCGGGCGATGAGACGGTCCGCACGATGGCGGAGCGCTACCTGGAGCTGGTTCAGCCCTACCTGTAG